TTGAAATTTGAGATAAATAACGATTCACGAATAATCCTTCAAGCTGTACCTGAACAGCGCCAAGTCCACATGTAGCGGCATTACTTGATGAAATTCCTGTTCAAAATTGATGCAACTAATAAGAGTCCTCTAACTTAAACACTGAActgaaataattttctttttatttaagtAATTGTTTGACATGGGGAAACTAAATAATAACCCTTCATTAGCTTCATGTAGCATAGATACAACAAAATATTCAAATTATTACCACAACAACCACAAGGCAACTGGCCAATTCAAGGTAAGGGATTAGTTTGTTTGAACAAGGCTACAGAAGcattatgaataaataattatCCAAATGAAAATTGCCCACTGCAAGTAGCAATGCCCCAAGGTTCTAAATCAAACTTATAATAGAGCAACCATACCTTTTTGGGACCACAGTTTCACTTACCCACCAATTTATCACTGGAAAGCAGGAAGTATATTTTTGATAACAAATCTATTTACCTCCTTTCAGTTggtcaaaaaaaaattattgttacGCAATctctttacctaaaagtttaagtggctaggttatgggccaacaatcTATATCAACTTTAACACTTCCACACaccatagttgtcaaatcaagatttGAATCATGAACCAAAATTCCAATTTCGGGATCAAGAATCAAGTATTGAATCTAATTGTAACATTCGGGACAAATTTCCAAAATTGATtccaaatgacatgcatatattgatgTGTATACTACAACCAAAATAGTAATATACATTTAAAATTTGacaattaaaaatcatatttcaagtGTAGGCTTTTCCTAAACAATAAAAAGTTAGGGAATGAGTCAATAAAACttaatatttacaaaaaaaaaaaaaaaaagaactttatcttgtttaagggaaggaatcaataaaaacaaaaaaacaaaaactgagTTTGGTGTTTATCAGCaattagaaaaatcatttttcatgcatattctttctctgattaaaaataataaaaaaaacaatctGCTTAAAAACTTGATAACAATTGAAAGAACTACAAAAAGAGAACAACTTTGAACCTTAACAACACAATGAAACATGAGTATCACCTTAGTCAAAGAGTGTTCTGCCCGACTGCCCCTTCTTCTCAACGGCTGAACACTATACTCCTTCAAAAGTGAAGTGTAGTTTGGCAAAGGCAACATAAGACCCAAAGATCTATTTTCCCCTCTTTTTTAGCATAGAAGTGATATAGACAAGGGATGGAAGGTAATCATGTGAAAACAAAAGCAATTGAGAAAGATATGCTTTTTTGGGGGTTTGTGTGAAAACAAAAGCAATTAAGAAAGAAATGCTTTTTTGGGGGTTTTAAACTAGTTGGGTTTGCTAGGATAGTATAGGTCTACAATTGTGTGAATCCATGGATTCATATTAATTCGTTAGATTCATAGGTTGAATTCATAGATTTGTTGTTTTACAATTGAATAGTAAGATTAAAATTGTTTTGGTGTGGAATTTATATGAATCAtacaaattaaatttgaaatcacaagattctaacaactatgcctCGCATATTCAGCCTACTTGCACAAGGAGagaacaaaagataaataacactTATTATAAGGACTAAGATAATTTTAAACTACCACACAATAAACACGggcaacaagattagaacccaAGAACTCTTGTCAAccatagctctaataccatgttaagcaACCAATTAGCCTAAAAGCTTAAGGTgctaggttgtgggccaacaacgtgtatcaagctttaacagtgATAAACCAAACAGTGAGAGTGATGGTTCAACAATTATGGTGCATCAAGACTAGATATTGCTGCTCATAAAATGGAAAACTGTTTTATGCTTACCAGCAGCTTTAAAAATTGTACTAGAATAGAATAGAACACCATTGATGCCAGAAAGCTGTTGAAGAAGAAGTAATCCAATTCCTATCTGCATAGGTATCAATTAGTGAAAGAAAGACCAATTAGATTCTGATGATTTACCACATTCAAAACTGGGAATGCCACACAAAGGAATGAAACCCAGAAATTAGAAACAATAATTAATACCATCAAAGGAAACCAATATCTTCTTTGTTTGAGTTCCGCAAACCGGATTGTAGTTCTTCTGCTCGTTGATGCTACAGACCGCTGAAGAATGCAATTTACAAAAATTAATCATGGGTTTGTAGGAGAATACTTGTATGGAGGGCAAGATTTCACTAAAAGTAAAATGAAATAGAAGCAACTTATTTCAATAGATAATTACCTTGATTTCATTCACTTCAATGGAAATATCAGTATCAAAACCCCGAAGAACTTGTAAAGAAGATTCGAAATCTTCTGTCATACCCATTTTTGCCTGGATACaggaaagaaaatataatatacTTCAGCAAGAACATCATATATCCAAATCTGATCAAGGAACAGATTACATTTTGAAGCTTACTAGCCACCGAGGAGATTCTGGGATAAAAAACAAGCCAGGAATCAATATCGTACATGGCAATATTCCTGCACAAGCAAATGTGATAGAGTTCCCTGGATTAAAAAATGTTCTTTCCAATATCAAGGTTTTGCTAAAACTAATCATTGCAACCGATTTTAACCTTGTTTtctcaatactcaatataaaaTAATTCCAAGTTAAATATGGGAGCTTCAAATTAAAACAAAAGGCTTCTCCAAAATTGTCATATGACTCATATCCTAGCATTCGCACATAGTTTGAGAAAAAGCTTCTTTGCAATTTCAATCTCTTTGCAAAACATCTATCATTAATGCCATCAATGCCCACAAATCAGTAAACAAAATTTCTGCCAAATAGGTCTAGGTGAGTTGTTTAGAAGATTACCCAACACTGCAAGTATTCTCCAATGAACGAAAAGTCCCAGAAGATAGGCAAGCATTATTCCAATTGTTACAGAGAGCTAGAATGACAAAAGTTCAAAAATTAGCTGATTTAGGCAGGAATCGAAATCTTATAATCTAATAATGGTATATGAATAGGTAAAATTGTGCCACTAAATAAAACATCCCACCTGATTAACAGAACCAAGGCGGCCTCTCATGTTTTGAGGTGCTATCTCAGCTATATATACAGGAACCTATTAGATAATAAATAGAAATGTTCTATCAATGTTTCATTCACACAACATTTCAAACTTGCACCACCATAGTTGAGTTCAACATTTACCGTGTACGATATTATTCCCACACCAAAACCCTCCAACAGTCTTCCCATGTAAAGAAATGAGTAATCCTACACAAAACGGGGAATTGTATGCAAAACAAAACGCAAATGATGGTTATATATGCATTgagttataattttaaaaaataataataataaaaataaaatagagagataATCATAATACTCACTTTGGCAAATGATATTGCAAGCCAACCAATAATATTAGGGATGGCAGCTATCATCAAGGACTGCAAGGAAACAAAACCAGGCAGAACTCAATTAAAAAAAGAACCTAAGGAACTATATTACTTTTCAGTTAGCACCTTATAGCAGCTCTGGAGCTAAACTATATGCAGCTTTTGCTTTCAAATGCAAGAAAAGGAATCCCAAAAAAGTGCTAATCACATAAAGCTTAATCTTGGAAGGAAAGGAATCCACGATCAACTATTACCCCTTTTCTCCCAATGTACTCAGCAATCTGACCGCTCGCTATTGCCCCAACCATGGCGCCCACATTTGAGAGCGAACCAAACAATGAGAACTGAACAAAGAAGCCGAGTCAAGGGAAAAA
The sequence above is a segment of the Malania oleifera isolate guangnan ecotype guangnan chromosome 8, ASM2987363v1, whole genome shotgun sequence genome. Coding sequences within it:
- the LOC131163028 gene encoding sugar transporter ERD6-like 6 isoform X2; protein product: MSFREENEDLRKPFLHTGSWYRMGSRQSSMLGSSQAIRDSSVSVVACVLIVALGPIQFGFTSGYSSPTQSAITSDLNLTVSEFSLFGSLSNVGAMVGAIASGQIAEYIGRKGSLMIAAIPNIIGWLAISFAKDYSFLYMGRLLEGFGVGIISYTVPVYIAEIAPQNMRGRLGSVNQLSVTIGIMLAYLLGLFVHWRILAVLGILPCTILIPGLFFIPESPRWLAKMGMTEDFESSLQVLRGFDTDISIEVNEIKRSVASTSRRTTIRFAELKQRRYWFPLMIGIGLLLLQQLSGINGVLFYSSTIFKAAGISSSNAATCGLGAVQVIATGVTTSLVDRLGRRLLLIVSCSGMTLSLLIVAVSFFVKDFVTNDSTFYSILGIISVVGVVAMVIAFSLGFGPIPWVIMSEILPVNIKGLAGSIATLANWFSAWVITMTANFLLSWSTGGTFAIYMVVCAVSLAFVSLYVPETKGRTLEEIQWSFR